In Ascaphus truei isolate aAscTru1 unplaced genomic scaffold, aAscTru1.hap1 HAP1_SCAFFOLD_1434, whole genome shotgun sequence, the sequence CTGGAGTATCTGACCGCTGAGATCCTGGAGTTGGCCGGTAACGCCGCCCGGGACAATAAGAAGTCCCGCATCATCCCCCGGCACCTGCAGCTCGCTGTGCGGAACGACGAGGAGCTGAACAGGCTGCTCGGAGGGGTCACCATCGCTCAGGGGGGTGTCCTGCCCAACATCCAGGCCGTGCTACTGCCCAAGAAAACCGAGAGCCACAAGCCGGCCAAGAGCAGCAAGTGAGCTTCACCCCCGAGACCAGGAGCAGAGATCCCCACATAcccaacacaaaggctcttttcagaGCCACCCACAGCATCAAAAAAGCGTTATAGTATTTCACATTTCCTGCAGgacatgtttttattatatttctatTCATTCTAAGTCACTTTAATTGTTTATGATAATAGTTCTCTTCATTTGTAAAGTAATGTATAATTAAGTCCATGTATGTGGAGGTGTCAGTTCTGTCATTAGAAACAGTACTGCGTTTGATACGACACTGCAGAAAGCAAATCAATATTTAATAccataaaggcacctactgtatatataacttggGGGTGAACTTTAATTACCGACATGATGATTTTTCGGAAAAAATCCCATAAAATTGATGAACTGATTAAAGTATGCATTTAGTTTGCTGGAACCATAACTATAAAGCTAAACAAAAAAAACGGTTTCTAGTTCATCgctaaataaatgaaaacaaagTAGTGTAGCATGGCTAATACACTATAAAGTAGTGTTTGTTTCTGTTTGTGATTATACAAAAGGCGCAACGTGTTGGTATTAGGAGTCTATTCTTGAAACAATTTACCACACGATGGCGCTGTTGGATTAGAAATCGGTATCTTCATTACTTGGCTTGTAAAGGCTAAAACCTGTTTTATTTCGGACACAAATTCGCAAGTCATGAAGGTGTATTAtactgaaaatgtatataatgtatcattAAAGACAAGTGAGTAATATTGATGCaagaacaattaaaaaaaaaaattattcaaccAACGTTGTTTACAGATTGCCCTGGAACATGCAAAATCAagtcataatataattaatgttGACATGTTAGAAAATCAAATAGCATAATGGTATAGAAAGATTCAATAACCAAAAGGCAGAACACATAATTACAGCATCTGGTCTTCGAAATAAACAGCACAAGTTTTTTGGAGGTACAATTTATCAAATTAATTCCATTATGAGCAAGAACAATAATCAGAATTTATTTTTGTACCACTAATATACTCTGTGCTATAAACTAAAAATTACAGAACCTGTcccttgtcattttttttttaaaatctgagGAACAGCAATGTCATGTACGGTCCATCTGTGAGCATGTGGCCCATATACTCTCTGTCACGGaccgcacacaagtgagcatgtgatatgcaaccagggttaatacacacggctactctagccaactcacctttctcctgcacaaagtactttcaatatgtttatattaacccattactcaattgcaatcccaTCTATGTGCGTACATCACTGGATAATTTaggcaaaatatgtaattatttaccagagtctcaggtccctgtttattatagaaaaaaaaaaagtgtgcccttaacacacaatcagttgtagCTAAATGTGGCAGGCAATGAAAATACTCTCCACAAAGCGTGCACCAGTTTATTCTGAGCCCCAacacattacttattaaatgttttaatacccCCGTCCATGGTCAGTCCGGAGTCCCTGGGCTCTGTTCCCTGTATGGGAGCTGGCGGCACTCACAAGCCAATCGGATCTGGACTCAATGACCGGTTTGGCAGCGTGCTGCCACATGCCGTCTAAGCTCTGATCTGACAGCAAGGTATTGCGGAACTGCCGACTGTGCTCTGGCTCATTGGCCCTAGTCATACTGGCAGGGATAGGGTTGTCAGTTTGGTCAGGTTACACCCAGCTTACTTTACtggtctcctccaggacatccaagGGATGAACTCCAATGTCCGAGGAGTGCTGGTTTCATTCTTGGGACCCTGAACAAACATAGTGTCAGATGTGGCAAGGTCTCAAGTCTGACAGCAGGTCACAGCCACAATGGGAAATAAAATTGGCAAATAGCCAAGGATAGTGTCGCACCACAAGCAGGAACAGGTGCTGAGGCTGTGGTAAAAACATAGTTATTGGCAACCAGAGAAACACACTAATACGTTTCGCTCCCAAAATAGGGCACACTCGACGGACACACTCTACCCCTATTAGTGGCACATAAAATTGCCATAATCAGTTCCCAACAACATGTTGGTGTTATGGCCTGGGAGGTCTCTGCCATTACGGATGCTCTGGGCCATGCCCTAATCGATGAAAACACGGGGCATCTGCAGGGACTTAGGGGCACCATCGGACAGGTGGCAGATGCTCTGGCCCAAACATATCAGGTTGGACAAGAGTGATGATCATGCCAGGGTCCAACTGGCTGGCCACCATCATAGTGCTGATGGTATAAGGGCACAAATATTTCAACCGCAGAATGATCTGCTCTAGCCCAATGGTGTGCACCTATTATCAACAGTGTGGGCCACACAGGTTTTCATCATAGACCTGGCTCTGATAGCACTGATGAATGGATTTAGTCACCAGTGCATATCTTAATCAGGGACAGACATTATATAGGTCTAACTTAGCTCGCATTTCGTCACACAGTATTACTGTACTTATCCACAGTGTATCAATTGAGTGTGTAGCACACGCCTGGATACACTTATATGGAAAGTGTCTTTGAGTGGGCTCTCACAGGCTCCTCTTGCCTATATCATTAGGTAGCTACTATCAGTAGCGTTTGATCCCCAACATTCATTAGGGATCTTattatatccacccacatacttgCAGGTGGGTTATTAAGGATagagtcacgtgctgtttaatactatttaattacgttttaacaccctattttttactcatggttataaataaagcatatttttatatttacaacattacaatccttgtgactgagtgctgaaagactgggtcctttttctttcatatgatataatcacgtctccatccagtcagcacctcactgtggtctaacactagctgtgcgggttttcTTTGCGTGTagcgaaatatggaagagagaagaatctgccgtaatttgacgaccaggcgtatcgaatacttgcctgaattctcgaagaaagcgagaatagtcatgcgtcatggtaggctcccgctcccagatgggggatgcccaggctagggcctttccgttcaagagagacataatattggtcacctttgaacgagcagtggggaagcgcaaaggagataattcaaattgcatctcgcactgattaagaaaccctcttcacttgtggggatcccctgcatagcggttgggagccgggagatgaggattcacagccacgggaagaaggggggagggaaacgccacagttgccatggcagaggagcctggggaaggctgcaatgaggagagtctagagagctcctgtgtcatggaggcaagctgcgcctctagctggagaagtcgctgcatggggcttggttgctcaacctcttcggggtccatgtctgtggggctgagcataatgttacgctgagctcaccacggacaaggagggacccagaaactgaggtgagatgggtaacaaactgcacccacagctacggacaCACACCTGGAAactggaaaataggcgtctggaaccgtctgggagtataagataaagtaagatactcgccagatgagaagggaggttccagaagataggtggtaccgagagcctggggtccagagccgggaggtaggtcggaatccgcaaaccgaggtgaaggggtcggggagtccaggaggtcaggatacaaaccaagggtagaagaccagagcggatccacagccaggccggttcagtacgcaagggatcactaaggagacaaagagacaggaactgaggcaggcacgaccgtggttaacacaggtcatacaaagctatgctcagccaaagaatgaatggctgagcaaggtataagtaggaggaaggaccaatagggagagggggagtaacgagggagcagtCCCAGGAAAGATAGagattggtagggagaaactcaccacagctgtgctagatgtgcagcttgtgagcggtgcacgcgcatcaggcatgtGCACCGCGTGGGAGAGGCGTGCGCGgcttcagctgggggcgggaactccccctgagggaggacgtaaaagtcctctgCCGTGCGCGCGTATGCGCGAGATCAgaagccgccgcgggaagcggaggagaagggagatcccgcccgcggtggcgagaaggcagagctggagtGGGGGTGAGAAAAGTCACGGGGGGAGCCCCTTTATAGAGAGGTGTTCCCGCGGACCTTAAAGTACTCCCCCCCTTGAGAAGCGGCcttaggacgactccaatatggcttttggggaaatttggagttaaagagtctcagcagtctgggggcatgtatttgatggtagggtacccaagatctttcctctgggccaaagcccttccagcgaagcaggtattgtaccgaaccccttgtcctcctggaatccacaatagactggatttcgaactcttcctgcccctgaactatgactggtctAGGGTCAATTGGTGTCTGTCTCTGAAGCCAAGTGAAGGGAACACCGGTCTAACTGGTAGTCgcacagtcccctacatcagcgctgatcttggttatatcagcacTGATGTGTTCGAGGACTTGCCTGTCTTGCCTGTCTCAGAAGTGATTAAACCATTGGCCCCTCTACCAGTTAGACCGGTGTTCCCTTCACTTGGCTTCAGAGACAGACCAGCTGTTTattgagagggtgggggtggtgcgtCTATGGGTTTTACTGTTCAACCACAGCATTAACCACCTCTATACCCCACTCAGTCACAAGCTGAGTATTTTGGCAATTCTATTTTGCCTTAACGCACTATGTGCTGAGCAGTACCACAGGGGGTCACAGCTAACAACATCATTACTCACAGAGTAGTGTGAACCCTCCTGTACTACTGCAGACACTGTGGAGGTTGCCTCCATGCCATCATTTACCCTCTGTGTGCAACACTTTACTACGCTCACTTAAGGGTAAACTGTCCATATGTGCTAAGTGTCTGCATTTTGCTCTCACTATAACGTATACTGGGCGGCAACAGCAGATATTATTGACATTAGTTTAGGTGTACCTTGGTTAACAACACCTGTATAACACCACTGTTTCCACTGCTACTTACAGGTGTTTCCACCCTATACACTATCTGCAGTTTAGGTGTTTAGATGACCTTATCTAACGCTCCAGTTTTGACATGCTATTCTGTATCCTACTATCCAATGTGTTAATAAGTGTGCACCTATTATCAACAGTGTGGGCCACACAGGTTTTCATCATAGACCTGGCTCTGATAGCACTGATGAATGGATTTAGTCACCAGTGCATATCTTAATCAGGGACAGACATTATATAGGTCTAACTTAGCTCGCATTTCGTCACACAGTATTACTGTACTTATCCACAGTGTATCAATTGAGTGTGTAGCACACGCCTGGATACACTTATATGGAAAGTGTCTTTGAGTGGGCTCTCACAGGCTCCTCTTGCCTATATCATTAGGTAGCTACTATCAGTAGCGTTTGATCCCCAACATTCATTAGGGATCTTattatatccacccacatacttgCAGGTGGGTTATTAAGGATagagtcacgtgctgtttaatactatttaattacgttttaacaccctattttttactcatggttataaataaagcatatttttatatttacaacattacaatccttgtgactgagtgctgaaagactgggtcctttttctttcatatgatataatcacgtctccatccagtcagcacctcactgtggtctaacactagctgtgcgggttttcTTTGCGTGTagcgaaatatggaagagagaagaatctgctgtaatttgacgaccaggcgtatcgaatacttgcctgaattctcgaagaaagcgagaatagtcatgcgtcatggtaggctcccgctcccagatgggggatgcccaggctagggcctttccgttcaagagagacataatataggtcacctttgaacgagcagtggggaagcgcaaaggagataattcaaattgcatctcgcactgattaagaaaccctcttcacttgtggggatcccctgcatagcggttgggagccgggagatgaggattcacagccacgggaagaaggggggagggaaacgccacagttgccatggcagaggagcctggggaaggctgcaatgaggagagtctagagagctcctgtgtcatggaggcaagctgcgcctctagctggagaagtcgctgcatggggcttggttgctcaacctcttcggggtccatgtctgtggggctgagcataatgttacactGAGCTCACCACGGACAACGAGGGACccagaaactgaggtgagatgggtaacaaactgcacccacagctacggacacacacctggaaagtggaaaataggcgtctggaaccgtctgggagtataagataaagtaagatactcgccagacgagaagggaggttccagaagataggtggtaccgagagcctggggtccagagccgggaggtaggtcggaatccgcaaaccgaggtgaaggggtcggggagtccaggaggtcaggatacaaaccaagggtagaagaccagagcggatccacagccaggccggttcagtacgcaagggatcactaaggagacaaagtgacaggaactgaggcaggcacaatcgtggttaacacaggtcatacaaagctatgctcagccaaagaatgaatggctgagcaaggtataagtaggaggaaggaccaatagggagagggggagtaacgagggagcagtCCCAGGAAAGATAGagattggtagggagaaactcaccacagctgtgctagatgtgcagcttgtgagcggtgcacgcgcatcaggcatgtGCTCCGCGTGGGAGAGGcgtgcgcggcctcagctgggggcgggaactccccctgagggaggacgtaaaagtcctctgccgtgcgcgcgcacgcgcgagatcagtagctgctgcaggaagcggaggagaagggagatcccgcccgcagcggcgagaaggcagagctggagcggggtgagtaaagtcacggggggagcccctttagagagagctgttcccccggaccttacaataaataaacaagaaACAATAACATAAACTATAAGCAATGGTGTATCTCTTAATATGGGGAACCAAGGGGGCCGGGGACCAAGGGGGAAGTCCAGAGGGGACCTGGActatatgtgttatttgtattactgtatttccTCTTGTGTAAGCTGCCagtgattgtaagacgcaccatagATTTGACACTTACAATCAAGGAACATTACTTCTCACTTACcaggtttcaggagaggtcccaggtcagcggaggatgaagcgggcggcctTGACAGGAcaggtcccacatctgcagagGATTGAAGTAAAGACTGGGGGTGGGCGGGCGGCAGCGGTAGGTGAAGACCATCACGGCATGATAaaatgtgtgtgttgatgtgtagtTACCACATCCCTATCCCCACTTTATACTGTTTTCCACTTCCAGAcatcagtgattagctcttttctggaagggttacacaaagaaaaaaacctatacattgggcacaataagcctggcagagGTGGCCATTGCACACGGTATTGGGGTAGTCAGCCGTGCTTTGCTTTCACTCTCACTGGGGAGCCGTGCTTTGCTTTCACTCTCACTGGGGAGCTGCGAGCTTCAGATCTATATCACCCTGCTCCACGAAGCCTTCTCCCATTGCTACTGCCAGGGCGTTGGGCAGAGCCTGGCCTGCTACACTGAGCTTCCCTGCCTTGCTTCTCCAAGGACATCAGGCAGGATCCGGCTCTCCAGAACTCCCAGCGATGGGCTACAGAAAGTAAATGCCGCCGTCCCACTGAACAACCTTGTGCTGAAAGGGCTTACCTAGCCCCGCTGGTGGTCTAAGGGGAGCCTTCGCACTGTCACCTGGCTTGCCTACTTGCTAGCAGACATCCCAGGCACGGCCGAATGCCGATATCTCCTGTGATGACTTTAGGACAAatagaacatatatttttaataaagtgcctttctggctgcagttttaaatgtacaggcaggatgaggctttttctacttgcctttgtaatgcaACCAGTAACCACATGTTTTACACCGATGAGCTGGGGGCACTTCCTTCTGCAAACTTCAGAGACCCCCTTTTAGGGAAATGGCTATCGGTCTCGGGAAGTGTTGCGGATGAAATCCCCAGAGCCGCAAAGTGTGAATTAGCCGGGATGCTCGCTGACCAGGAGATCCTGTTAGTCATCTGGGCTAGTTAACACCTTGGGTCCAACTCCTAGCCTGGGAGACACCAGGTAAAAAGGGGAGCACCCATATGGTAAGCAGCCCAGGTGTCAGAGTTGCACAGGCGCTGTATCAACTGGAAATCCCtgtagtgcccactctgcaaactgggGGCAAGATGGAGATTGGTGGGATGGAGGTTCCCACGAAAGGGATTGGGCGGGTATGTTATAGATATGCTAGCCGgccctatatacatgctccctaagctatccccgttgtcttttgtttcccttttacaatgtgaacaaatttccactttgcttctacaagcggataagagcagcagcaacgattccctaacgcaacaagttaattacatcagaaccaaggacataactctTCTACAGGATtccgttagtgctgggggttatctaacgaaccccaatGGACCAGAAAGAACTTTGCAATATTCACAGActtattgggctggcaatttacaccccttgcaaaaggacagcattttaaaagacaatattctggtgctttgttttacttctggacattctatcccattctcttcctcagtaagtgttttgtcaagtatattctaaggttgtcgtgtgtctgtctattaaggaaataaatgtcagtttattttgctcaacttgtgtgctcaatctatttccctaaaatataaaattgttgatacgTTCCGTCCATCGTGACAGTGGCCACACGGCCACAGTTGGAATAGCGTTTCCTTACCCTTACTCCAGTGCTGGCGGTCAAAAGACCTAAGGTAGCTGACCCTCCCCAGGCCACCAAACTAGGGGGGAAGTAGTCAAAAACCTGGGGTGTTGAAGTAGAGCCAATGGAGGTTGCCCACGAGGGCCAGTGCTCCTTGTGTAACTGGCTGGGCCACCTGCGTGTTAACTGCCCAAACTACCCCTAtccagtgtaacagggtatgtcccataatacctctctttcccacatagtgtatctattATGCAAGTCCCTATTATGTTCagagcagtaacaggttaatctatgagCCAGTGACCCCCCAGtgaaggaagtaaggtggtgactcatggcctgtgtaagtctATCCaagatgggtacagtccatgagcccgccccttgcaGAGACTTCCAAATGGGAATATCTGTAACCCGTAGCTCACTACAAACGAGGCGTGACcatggggctgaggtagggatttgtATAGAATGCCAACCACACCCACGAAGGCACATCTAGAGTATAGGACAGTCGtacaggccggatcagggtaacagAAGACAGGGTAAGTGAGGTACTTGTGAATCTTGGAGTATAGAGCAGTGGATTGTTGGGGTAcatagccagggtcagggttttagagcgtagagtagtcgtggagccaagcaagggtcagtgcaggagagagtggcgTCGCCGTGGTTCCAaatccagggtcagtgcaggagagagtagagtagtcgttgccaaagccaaggtcagtgcaggagagcatcacagagtagtatccatgcagggtcaggcagcagggttcaggcagacaggaactaggtgatgagtgcagcgtcacacaaacagaggttatgctcggcaatgactgggagctctgagagcatatttataggacctcccaccaatgggaggcaaccaggaagcagacgtgcggacaggataggctgctggatcatgcaggtgtgtcctattacacagccaatAGCTACCGCGTCAGAATGTGTGCATGCCCCCCGCAAAACCCGTAGGTGACCTGGTCACGCGCTGTCATCGTGCGCCACGACACCCGCACCGCCATGAGGGCGGAAACCAGAGGCGAGACCCGTGGAGATAGAGGAGGGGCGCAACTGCGCCGCATAACAGTGATATCAGGACAGGGCCAGGTACCAGAGGCAGGACCCGCTGAGGTAGAGGCGGAGTGAGGGGCGTAACCGTGCTGCATAGGGGTGATGCCAGTATGGGggcgggacagaggggcggagaccaCAGACCACTGGGAAGACCATGTACCACGCATGCGCGCTGCGCATCAAGACAGGAGGAGCAAGAATGCGCTCCATGCCCAGAGACCGAAGGGGACTGCACAGAAACCGCGCACCGTGCGTAAGTTCCACCCCAGTTTGCCACTCTTGAGTGTTATGGTAGTCCAATGGGCAAgtgagggttaaaggggcaggagcagcagaacagcgaatcctcacagtatcaCATTTAGTCAGTCTTGTGCTGGGAGGAGAAGAAAGCACAAGGGCTGTCATTGTTCCCCATCGGGGGAAAGCATGCCCACCCCAGGCTCAGGCCTGGGGACCATTAAGGCGCATGGTGAAAAAAAATGGTGAGCAGGAAAGGGCTAGAAATAAGGTCCGGGGTCCGGCTTTCACTGGGCTAGAGCCAATGGTTTCCCGCAGACCTGGTGGCGCCTTCCCAGCGGGATATTTGGGGTTGACCGGAGGGACCTATTGCAGGGGAAGCCTATTGTGTTAGGGGAAGCCAGACAGGCTTTaccttattatgtgaggctggctacccctatcgtcacatgtgtgttgtgtgttttctggcttgccagaataaacttttgtttattcatcTAGTGTGTCAttcgggagaaggagtggctcagtgagtaaacactgagtaaaacacactggcattgagagtgagtttgaagcctggttcaACTCCGAGTGTcaactacttgtgaccttgggcaagtcactttatctccctgtgtctctggctccaacaaaatagattgtaagctccacggggcaaggactgtgtctgcaaaatgtccctgtaaagtgctacatagaactagcagcgctatacaagaacgtacaattatttttattattattattattttctggtgatagtgatcctgatgtaaagatgttaaaagttctggtctctggTGACAATGGTCACAAAACATGTCAGTTCCTATACACAGTGCTAATAGTGACATTACATAGTTATGTAACACACAGGGTGACTAATAAAATAACCTAATCTTCCAttaatatcacatatatatattttttgtaaccgacaaataaacatatttttaacacttcccaattgtattataaagcttaaacaaaatagatgtttgattattacattattaaaatatatttactgtcatTCACATGATGTGTATGTTACTATGATTTTGTTTTTAGAAAACATAATTTTACATACATATCATTATAAACTATTCATTTGTAGAACAGATGGAATACAAAACTTTTCGAATCTCCTATTTAATAACCAATATTCATAACTGACAATGGAATAATACAGAGCTTAGTACCGGGGAAATGGAACAACATGAAATAGCAATGTACACTGCTCAGGAATTATTGTGCTACTTGTACATATATAGTGAATCGCCAGaccatgtttatatatttatatgcacattATTTTAAACTGATACTGTAGAATAATATGTCCTTAGTGTCACTGTATGAGGATGGAGGTTGCACATTTAGTCTGAGCAAAGTAAAAGTGACAGAAATAGACAGATATGAATGAAATCTGGCAAATCCCGGGCTACAGAGCCGAACTTTCACCCATTATTCCTAATTGTGTTTGTACTTTCCCAGCAGAAAAATGATACAGCAGTGAAGAGAATATAATTCCTTACAAATTGCATgcaagaaggggggatgtgagtaaTAATTAGGggataaaatgcccttttcgtGCAGCCTCAGAAACACAAAGTCAGAGCAGTGTTTGTGATCCGGGAGGATGAGAgtcaggggcggggcttagtgatTATACCCAATGAGAAAGAAGCTCACTCCGATaactaaccaatcacagagcagcaggctctCTATATAAGTCCCGGCAGGTCCCCGCCCCCAGTATAACTTTCTGTCAGTGTGTTGGGATATTTTacctgcagctgcaatggccgagaccgctcctgctcctcctcctccagctgaaagcgccgccaagaagaagcagccgaaGAAAGCGGCCGGAGCCTCGAAAAGCCACCCAGCAAAGTCCGGTCCCAGCGCGTCCGATCTGATAGTGAGAGCTGTGTCCGCCTCTAAGGAGCGCAGCGGGGTCTCCCTGTCCGCTCTGAAGAAGGCTCTGGCTGCAGGAGGCTACGATGTGGAGAAGAATAACAGCCGCCTGAAGCTGGCTCTCAAGGGCTTGGTGAGCAAGGAAACCCTGATCCAGCTGAAAGGGAGCGGAGCCTCCGGATCGTTCAAGCTGAATAAGAAGCAGctggagagcaaggagaaggcggccAAGAAAAAGGATGTGGGGAAACCCAAGAAGCCAGTGGCAAAGAAACCCGCCAAGTCCCCCAAGAAACCCAAAAAGGCTCCGGCGGGAGTGAAGAAAAGCCCCAAAAAGGTCAAGAAACCGGCGGCCGCCAAGAAGCCAGCAAAAAGCCCGAAGAAGTCTAAAGCTGCCAAGCCCAGGAAGGCTGTGAAGAGCCCGGCGGCTAAAAAGGCTGTGAAGCCAAAAGCTGCTAAGAGTCCAGCTAAGGCCAAGGCAGCCAAACCCAAAGCAGCAAAGCCCAAGAGGGCGGCAGCTCCTAAGAAGTGAGACCGAGAACTTCAGCCTCttacaaacacaaaggctcttttaagagccaccacaaCCCCACTTAGAGAGCTGTGCACATAATGTGTAACTGGGAATGTTTCTCCAATTTATCCCATGCAGGGGTTTGTGTTACACTGCCAGAGCATAAGTGTATATGCATTGATACTGCGAGCACTGTAAGGTGCATGTGTAAGTTTGTAGTCCCTAACCTATTTCACGAATACATTTTTTCTCAGACAAACTGACATATTAGGTGACATTATGGTTTTGTGTCTACATAATATTCACATACACGgtttatataaaattaaaaaaagtgtaGTTTACATCAGAAAAACGTATTTATCACCATGTTATTAAAAAAAGTGTTTACATCACATTGAAAGCATCAAGCACATGCTATTCCATAACACTTCAGTTTGATCACCAGtggcacatgggaggggggacatTTACAGGTTTGTCTTTACGTGCACCCATATACAGCATGAAATGGTGACTATGCATGCAAGTCTATATATCACATGACAAAGAATACACA encodes:
- the LOC142475925 gene encoding histone H2A type 1-like gives rise to the protein MSGRGKQGGKTRAKAKTRSSRAGLQFPVGRVHRLLRKGNYAQRVGAGAPVYLAAVLEYLTAEILELAGNAARDNKKSRIIPRHLQLAVRNDEELNRLLGGVTIAQGGVLPNIQAVLLPKKTESHKPAKSSK
- the LOC142475927 gene encoding histone H1-like, whose amino-acid sequence is MAETAPAPPPPAESAAKKKQPKKAAGASKSHPAKSGPSASDLIVRAVSASKERSGVSLSALKKALAAGGYDVEKNNSRLKLALKGLVSKETLIQLKGSGASGSFKLNKKQLESKEKAAKKKDVGKPKKPVAKKPAKSPKKPKKAPAGVKKSPKKVKKPAAAKKPAKSPKKSKAAKPRKAVKSPAAKKAVKPKAAKSPAKAKAAKPKAAKPKRAAAPKK